The Pseudomonas azadiae genome contains a region encoding:
- a CDS encoding AraC family transcriptional regulator: protein MSSQTIQRFDLEGARSWMSGICGPHRLATATPERLRFHHSANMFKSRATTLGVIEYGTDVTIDIEDAEHFSSYSLSLPLVGEQELSKNGERLSSNRDQGVIISPNEHQVLAISGDCRKLQVVITRAAMSESLEGLLQRPIEAPLRFESVMDAVDGASASWWRMARYFIAELEHGSQLYEQAAFTRDLESSLIKGLILAQPSNYSEELRDVLGVKLPHYLIRARQYIHDNAREAVHLEDLEAAAGVSRFKLFDAFRKYFALSPMAYLKKYRLGAVRQEMLEHGATRTVSEIALGWGFTHLGRFSAEYKKLFDESPSQTLQRKRLRTT from the coding sequence ATGAGCAGCCAAACGATTCAACGCTTCGACCTGGAGGGCGCGCGTAGCTGGATGTCCGGCATCTGCGGGCCCCATCGCCTGGCCACCGCCACACCCGAACGCCTGCGATTTCACCACAGCGCCAACATGTTCAAGTCCCGTGCGACCACCTTGGGTGTGATCGAATACGGCACTGACGTGACCATCGACATCGAAGACGCCGAACACTTCAGCAGTTACAGCCTGAGTCTGCCCCTGGTGGGCGAGCAGGAGTTGAGCAAGAACGGAGAACGGCTCAGTTCCAACCGCGACCAGGGCGTCATCATCTCGCCCAACGAGCATCAGGTGCTGGCAATTTCCGGCGACTGCCGCAAATTGCAGGTGGTGATCACTCGGGCGGCAATGAGTGAGTCGCTGGAAGGTTTGCTGCAACGGCCGATCGAGGCGCCGTTGCGCTTTGAGTCGGTGATGGACGCAGTGGACGGCGCTTCGGCGTCGTGGTGGCGCATGGCGCGTTACTTCATTGCCGAGCTGGAACACGGCAGTCAGTTGTATGAGCAGGCCGCGTTCACCCGCGACCTGGAAAGCTCATTGATCAAGGGGCTGATCCTGGCGCAGCCGAGCAATTATTCCGAAGAACTGCGCGATGTACTGGGCGTGAAACTGCCCCACTACCTGATCCGTGCGCGCCAGTATATCCACGATAACGCCCGTGAAGCCGTGCACCTGGAAGACCTGGAGGCTGCCGCGGGGGTGTCGCGGTTCAAGCTGTTCGATGCCTTTCGCAAATATTTTGCGCTGTCGCCGATGGCTTATTTGAAAAAGTACCGGCTGGGCGCCGTGCGCCAGGAAATGCTTGAGCATGGCGCCACCCGTACCGTCTCCGAGATCGCCCTGGGCTGGGGCTTTACCCACTTGGGGCGGTTTTCGGCGGAGTATAAAAAGCTGTTTGATGAGTCGCCCAGTCAGACCCTGCAGCGCAAGCGCCTGCGCACTACTTAA
- the antA gene encoding anthranilate 1,2-dioxygenase large subunit, with protein sequence MSGARSVEQWKTFIESCLDFRPADDVFRIARDMFTEPELFDLEMELIFEKNWIYACHESELANNHDFVTMRAGRQPMIITRDGEGQLNALINACQHRGTTLTRVGKGNQSTFTCPFHAWCYKSDGRLVKVKAPAEYPEGFDKATRGLKKARIDSYKGFVFISLDVNGTDSLEDFLGDAKVFFDMMVAQSATGELEVLPGKSAYTYDGNWKLQNENGLDGYHVSTVHYNYVATVQHRQQVNTENGAGPGTTLDYSKLGAGDANTDDGWFAFNNGHSLLFSDMPNPSVRSGYTTIMPRLVEEHGQRKAEWMMHRLRNLNIYPSLFFLDQISSQLRIIRPVAWNKTEIISQCLGVKHESDADRENRIRQFEDFFNVSGMGTPDDLVEFREAQRGFQGRLERWSDISRGSHRWETGPTPNSEAIGIQPAMTGTEFTHEGLYVNQHRNWQQFLLDGLDRQALTLREVE encoded by the coding sequence ATGAGTGGTGCAAGAAGCGTCGAGCAGTGGAAAACCTTTATCGAAAGCTGCCTGGATTTTCGCCCGGCCGATGATGTATTCCGCATCGCTCGCGACATGTTCACCGAGCCGGAACTGTTCGACCTGGAGATGGAACTGATCTTCGAAAAGAACTGGATCTACGCCTGCCACGAAAGCGAACTGGCCAATAATCACGACTTCGTGACCATGCGCGCCGGACGCCAGCCGATGATCATCACCCGCGATGGCGAAGGCCAACTCAACGCGCTGATCAACGCTTGCCAGCATCGCGGCACCACGCTGACGCGGGTTGGCAAGGGCAACCAATCAACTTTCACCTGCCCGTTCCATGCCTGGTGCTACAAGAGCGATGGCCGGCTGGTGAAGGTCAAGGCGCCGGCGGAATACCCGGAAGGTTTCGACAAAGCCACGCGCGGCCTGAAAAAGGCGCGCATCGACAGCTACAAGGGCTTTGTGTTTATCAGCCTGGACGTGAACGGTACCGACAGCCTGGAGGACTTCCTCGGTGATGCCAAAGTGTTCTTCGACATGATGGTTGCGCAGTCCGCCACCGGCGAGCTTGAAGTGCTGCCGGGCAAGTCGGCCTACACCTACGACGGCAACTGGAAACTGCAGAACGAAAACGGCCTGGACGGTTATCACGTCAGTACCGTGCACTACAACTACGTGGCCACGGTGCAGCATCGCCAGCAGGTCAATACCGAAAACGGCGCAGGCCCGGGAACTACGCTGGACTACAGCAAGCTCGGTGCCGGCGACGCCAACACCGACGACGGCTGGTTCGCCTTCAACAACGGCCACAGCCTGCTGTTCAGCGACATGCCCAACCCCAGCGTGCGCTCCGGCTACACCACCATCATGCCGCGCCTGGTGGAGGAGCACGGCCAGCGAAAGGCCGAGTGGATGATGCATCGCCTGCGCAACCTGAACATCTACCCAAGCCTGTTTTTTCTCGACCAGATCAGCTCGCAGTTGCGCATCATCCGCCCGGTGGCGTGGAACAAGACCGAGATCATCAGCCAGTGCCTGGGGGTGAAGCACGAGTCCGACGCTGACCGCGAGAACCGCATTCGCCAGTTTGAAGATTTCTTCAACGTCTCGGGCATGGGCACGCCGGACGACTTGGTGGAATTTCGCGAAGCCCAGCGCGGTTTCCAGGGCCGTCTGGAGCGCTGGAGCGATATTTCACGCGGCAGCCATCGCTGGGAAACCGGGCCGACGCCTAACAGCGAAGCCATCGGCATTCAGCCGGCCATGACCGGCACCGAATTCACCCATGAAGGCCTGTACGTGAACCAGCACCGCAACTGGCAGCAGTTCCTGCTCGATGGCCTGGATCGACAAGCGCTGACACTGCGGGAGGTGGAATGA
- the antC gene encoding anthranilate 1,2-dioxygenase electron transfer component AntC, whose amino-acid sequence MNHKVAFSFADGKTLFFPVGANEILLDAALRNGIKIPLDCREGVCGTCQGRCESGDYSQDYVDEEALSSLDLQQRKMLSCQTRVKSDATFYFDFDSSLCNAPGPVQVRGMVSAVQLVSAGTAILQVQLEQALDFLPGQYARLSVPGTQSWRAYSFANRPGHQLQFLIRLLPDGVMSNYIRERCQVGDELVMEAPLGAFYLRHVGRPLVLVAGGTGLSALLGMLDELAANGCDRPVHLYYGVRGAEDLCETARIQGYATKIAGFRYTEVLSAPSEGWPGKRGYLTEHFDLAPLRDGPADMYVCGPPPMVESIQQWLADQALDGVQLYYEKFTQSNI is encoded by the coding sequence ATGAATCATAAAGTGGCCTTCAGTTTTGCCGACGGCAAGACCCTGTTTTTCCCGGTGGGCGCGAATGAAATCCTGCTGGATGCGGCGCTGCGCAATGGCATAAAAATCCCGCTGGATTGCCGCGAAGGCGTGTGTGGCACCTGCCAGGGGCGTTGCGAGTCCGGCGACTACAGCCAGGATTATGTGGACGAAGAAGCGCTGTCCAGCCTCGACCTGCAACAGCGCAAGATGCTCAGTTGCCAGACGCGGGTAAAGTCCGACGCGACGTTTTACTTCGACTTTGATTCGAGCCTGTGCAATGCGCCGGGCCCGGTTCAAGTGCGCGGCATGGTGAGTGCGGTGCAGTTGGTGTCGGCCGGCACGGCGATCCTGCAGGTGCAATTGGAGCAGGCGCTGGATTTTCTGCCCGGCCAATACGCCCGCCTGTCAGTGCCCGGTACGCAGAGTTGGCGCGCGTATTCGTTCGCCAACCGACCGGGCCATCAGTTGCAGTTCCTGATCCGCCTGCTCCCCGACGGGGTGATGAGCAACTACATCCGCGAGCGCTGCCAGGTGGGCGATGAGCTGGTGATGGAAGCGCCACTCGGCGCCTTTTACCTGCGCCACGTCGGCAGGCCGCTGGTATTAGTGGCCGGTGGAACCGGGCTGTCGGCCTTGCTGGGCATGCTCGATGAGTTGGCCGCCAACGGTTGCGATCGGCCGGTGCACCTCTACTACGGCGTGCGCGGTGCCGAGGATCTATGCGAAACGGCGCGCATCCAGGGCTACGCCACAAAGATTGCGGGCTTTCGCTACACCGAAGTGCTCAGCGCCCCCTCAGAGGGATGGCCGGGCAAACGCGGTTACCTCACCGAGCATTTCGACCTGGCACCATTGCGCGATGGACCGGCGGATATGTATGTGTGCGGCCCGCCTCCCATGGTCGAATCCATCCAGCAATGGCTGGCGGATCAGGCACTTGATGGCGTTCAACTGTATTACGAAAAGTTTACGCAGAGTAATATCTGA
- a CDS encoding muconate cycloisomerase family protein has product MPICTIESIDSLIVDLPTIRPHKLAMHTMQNQTLVIIRLRCADGIEGIGEATTIGGLSYGNESPDSIKVNIDRHFAPLLIGQDASNINAAMLRLERSIRGNTFAKSGIESALLDAQGKRLGLPVSELLGGRVRDALPVAWTLASGNTEKDIAEAEKMLDLRRHRIFKLKIGAGDVSHDLAHVIAIKKALGERASVRVDVNQAWDEAVALRACQVLGDNGIDLIEQPISRNNRGGMARLNRSSPAPIMADESIECVEDAFNLAREGAASVFALKIAKNGGPRAVLRTAAIAEAAGIGLYGGTMLEGGIGTLASAHAFLTLNKLAWDTELFGPLLLTEDILTEPLVYRDFHLHVSTAPGLGLAIDEERLAFFRRDTH; this is encoded by the coding sequence ATGCCGATTTGCACCATCGAGTCGATCGACAGCCTCATTGTTGACCTTCCCACCATTCGCCCACACAAGCTGGCGATGCACACGATGCAGAACCAGACGCTGGTGATCATCCGCCTGCGCTGCGCCGACGGCATCGAAGGCATCGGCGAAGCCACCACCATCGGCGGCCTGAGCTACGGCAATGAAAGCCCCGACAGCATCAAGGTCAACATCGACCGCCACTTCGCGCCGCTGCTGATCGGCCAGGATGCCAGCAATATCAACGCAGCCATGTTGCGCCTGGAGCGCAGTATTCGCGGCAACACCTTTGCCAAGTCCGGTATCGAAAGCGCCTTGCTTGATGCGCAGGGCAAACGCCTGGGCCTGCCGGTCAGCGAACTGCTCGGCGGCCGCGTGCGCGACGCGTTGCCGGTGGCCTGGACCCTGGCGAGCGGCAACACCGAAAAGGACATTGCCGAAGCCGAAAAGATGCTCGACCTGCGCCGCCACCGCATTTTCAAACTGAAGATCGGCGCCGGCGACGTCAGCCACGACCTGGCCCATGTGATCGCGATCAAAAAAGCCCTGGGCGAGCGTGCGAGTGTGCGCGTCGACGTCAACCAGGCGTGGGATGAAGCGGTTGCATTGCGCGCCTGCCAGGTGCTGGGCGACAACGGTATCGACCTGATCGAGCAGCCGATTTCACGCAACAATCGCGGCGGCATGGCGCGACTCAACCGGTCCAGCCCGGCGCCGATCATGGCGGATGAGTCCATCGAGTGTGTCGAGGACGCCTTCAACCTGGCCCGCGAAGGTGCGGCCTCGGTGTTCGCCCTCAAGATCGCCAAGAACGGCGGCCCGCGCGCGGTGTTGCGCACGGCGGCGATCGCCGAGGCGGCGGGGATCGGGCTGTACGGCGGCACCATGCTCGAAGGGGGCATCGGCACCCTGGCTTCGGCGCATGCTTTTCTCACGCTGAACAAACTGGCGTGGGACACCGAACTGTTCGGCCCACTGCTGCTGACCGAAGACATCCTCACCGAGCCGCTGGTGTACCGCGATTTCCATCTGCATGTCTCCACCGCACCGGGCCTGGGCCTGGCCATCGATGAGGAGCGCCTGGCGTTCTTCCGTCGTGACACACACTAA
- a CDS encoding LysR family transcriptional regulator, with translation MELRHLRYFKVLGETLNFTRAAERLHIAQPPLSRQIQQLEDELGVILLERGRPLRLTEAGRFFYEHVNVLLEQLSKVCDNTRRIGQGEKTWLGIGFAPSTLYGVLPELIRRLRTHEALALELGLSEMTTLQQVEALKAGRIDVGFGRIRIDDPAIVQRVLVEDRLVAVLPAGHPLLAAPATLAQLAAEPFVLYPGNPRPSYADHVIALFDAHGLSLKVAQWTNELQTAIGLVGAGMGVTLVPASVQVLHRADIGYTPVVEATATSPIILSRRVNDQSPGLSHCLQLVEELI, from the coding sequence ATGGAACTGCGCCACCTGCGCTATTTCAAGGTGCTGGGTGAAACCCTCAATTTCACCCGCGCCGCAGAACGCTTGCACATCGCCCAGCCGCCGTTGAGCCGGCAGATCCAGCAGTTGGAGGATGAGCTGGGGGTGATTCTGCTTGAGCGCGGCCGGCCACTGCGGCTGACCGAGGCCGGGCGGTTTTTTTATGAGCACGTCAATGTGCTGCTCGAACAACTGAGCAAGGTGTGCGACAACACACGGCGCATCGGCCAAGGTGAAAAAACCTGGCTGGGTATCGGTTTCGCCCCATCGACCTTGTACGGCGTGCTGCCGGAACTGATTCGACGATTGCGCACCCATGAGGCGCTGGCGCTGGAGCTGGGCCTGTCGGAGATGACGACGTTGCAACAGGTCGAGGCGCTCAAGGCCGGGCGCATCGATGTGGGTTTCGGGCGGATTCGGATCGACGACCCGGCCATCGTCCAGCGCGTGCTGGTGGAGGATCGGTTGGTGGCCGTGCTGCCCGCCGGTCATCCCTTGCTGGCAGCGCCCGCTACCCTCGCCCAATTGGCCGCCGAACCTTTTGTGCTCTACCCAGGCAACCCGCGCCCCAGCTATGCCGATCACGTGATCGCGCTGTTCGATGCCCATGGCTTGAGCCTCAAGGTGGCGCAGTGGACCAATGAATTGCAGACCGCTATCGGCCTGGTGGGTGCGGGGATGGGCGTGACGTTGGTGCCGGCTTCGGTGCAGGTGCTGCACCGGGCGGATATCGGCTATACGCCGGTCGTGGAGGCTACGGCGACCTCGCCGATCATTCTCAGCCGACGGGTGAATGATCAGTCGCCGGGGCTGAGTCATTGCCTGCAGTTGGTGGAAGAGTTGATCTGA
- a CDS encoding amino acid permease: MADDMVNPVGLKRGLKNRHIQLIALGGAIGTGLFLGSAGVLKSAGPSMILGYAIAGFIAFLIMRQLGEMIVEEPVAGSFSHFAHKYWGGYAGFLAGWNYWVLYVLVGMAELTAVGKYIQFWWPQIPTWVSALVFFVAVNLINTLNVKFFGEAEFWFAIIKVVAIVGMIVLGCYLLFSGTGGPQASVNNLWSHGGFFPNGGMGLLMSMAFIMFSFGGLELVGITAAEASEPRKVIPKAINQVVYRILIFYVGALTVLLSLYPWDQLLQTLGASGDAYSGSPFVQIFSLIGNDTAAHILNFVVLTAALSVYNSGVYCNSRMLFGLAEQGDAPKALMKLNKQGVPLRALAISALVTMLCVVVNYVAPQSALELLFALVVASLMINWALISITHIKFRKAMGEQGVTPSFKTFWFPFSNYLCLAFMLMIISVMLAIPGIRESVYAMPVWVGIIYVAYRLRVRNSNAVVSVP, from the coding sequence ATGGCGGATGACATGGTTAACCCGGTAGGCCTCAAGCGGGGCCTCAAGAACCGGCATATTCAGCTGATCGCCTTGGGAGGGGCGATCGGTACGGGGTTGTTCCTCGGCTCGGCCGGGGTGCTCAAGTCGGCGGGACCGTCGATGATCCTGGGCTACGCGATTGCCGGTTTCATCGCCTTCCTGATCATGCGCCAGCTGGGCGAAATGATCGTCGAAGAACCAGTGGCCGGCTCCTTCAGCCACTTCGCGCATAAGTACTGGGGCGGTTACGCAGGCTTCCTGGCGGGCTGGAACTACTGGGTGCTGTACGTGCTGGTGGGCATGGCCGAACTGACGGCCGTGGGCAAGTACATCCAGTTCTGGTGGCCGCAAATCCCGACCTGGGTCAGTGCCCTGGTGTTCTTCGTGGCGGTGAACCTGATCAATACCCTGAACGTGAAGTTCTTCGGTGAAGCCGAGTTCTGGTTCGCAATCATCAAGGTGGTGGCGATTGTCGGCATGATCGTGCTCGGCTGCTACCTGCTGTTCAGCGGCACCGGCGGCCCGCAGGCGAGCGTCAACAACCTGTGGAGCCACGGCGGGTTCTTCCCGAATGGCGGCATGGGGCTGTTGATGTCGATGGCGTTCATCATGTTCTCGTTCGGTGGCCTGGAGCTCGTCGGCATCACCGCCGCCGAGGCCAGCGAGCCGCGCAAAGTGATCCCCAAGGCCATCAATCAGGTGGTGTACCGCATCCTGATTTTCTACGTCGGCGCCCTGACCGTGCTGCTGTCGCTGTACCCGTGGGATCAGCTGCTGCAAACCCTCGGCGCGTCAGGCGATGCCTACAGCGGCAGCCCGTTTGTGCAGATCTTCTCGTTGATAGGCAACGACACCGCTGCGCACATCCTCAACTTCGTGGTGCTGACCGCCGCGCTGTCGGTGTACAACAGCGGCGTTTACTGCAACAGCCGCATGCTGTTCGGCCTGGCCGAGCAAGGTGATGCGCCCAAGGCGTTGATGAAGCTGAACAAGCAAGGCGTGCCATTGCGGGCGCTGGCGATTTCGGCGTTGGTGACGATGCTGTGTGTGGTGGTCAACTACGTCGCGCCGCAGAGTGCGCTGGAGTTGCTGTTCGCGCTGGTGGTTGCCTCGCTGATGATCAACTGGGCGCTGATCAGCATCACCCATATCAAGTTCCGCAAGGCCATGGGCGAACAAGGCGTGACGCCGTCATTCAAGACCTTCTGGTTTCCGTTCAGCAACTACCTGTGCCTGGCGTTCATGCTGATGATCATC
- the antB gene encoding anthranilate 1,2-dioxygenase small subunit, which translates to MNAELQYRVEQFFYRKSELCDAQDWDAYVQLFDPQSEFHLPQWDSEHVYTQDPKREMSLIYYANRSGLEDRVFRLRTGKAASATPMPRTLHLINNLRIAEQADGRLEVKLNWHTLFYRLATSEQFYGQATYTLKPDGDSWLITRKHALLLNDTINSVLDFYHL; encoded by the coding sequence ATGAATGCCGAGTTGCAGTACCGGGTCGAGCAGTTTTTCTACCGAAAATCCGAACTGTGCGACGCCCAGGACTGGGACGCCTATGTGCAGCTGTTCGACCCGCAGAGTGAATTTCACCTGCCGCAATGGGACTCGGAACACGTCTACACCCAGGATCCAAAGCGCGAAATGTCGTTGATCTATTACGCCAACCGCTCGGGCCTGGAAGACCGCGTCTTCCGCCTGCGCACCGGCAAGGCGGCATCCGCCACGCCAATGCCGCGCACCTTGCACCTGATCAATAACCTGAGGATTGCCGAACAGGCGGACGGCAGGCTGGAAGTGAAGCTGAACTGGCACACGCTGTTCTATCGCCTGGCGACTTCGGAGCAGTTCTACGGGCAGGCCACTTACACCCTCAAGCCCGATGGCGACAGCTGGTTGATTACCCGCAAACACGCGCTGCTGCTCAACGACACCATCAACTCGGTGCTGGATTTCTATCACCTTTGA
- the catC gene encoding muconolactone Delta-isomerase has protein sequence MLFHVKMTVNLPVDMNPERAASLKADEKALAQRLQQEGKWRHLWRIAGHYANYSVFDVDSVQGLHDLLMQLPLFPYMTLEVNGLCRHPSSIHEDDR, from the coding sequence ATGTTGTTCCACGTAAAAATGACCGTGAACCTGCCCGTCGACATGAACCCCGAGCGTGCAGCCAGCCTCAAGGCCGATGAGAAAGCCCTGGCGCAGCGTCTGCAACAAGAGGGCAAATGGCGCCATCTGTGGCGCATCGCCGGGCACTACGCCAACTACAGCGTATTTGACGTCGACAGCGTGCAAGGCCTGCACGACCTGCTGATGCAACTGCCACTGTTCCCCTACATGACCCTCGAAGTGAATGGCTTGTGCCGGCACCCTTCGTCGATCCACGAGGACGACCGTTAA